A genomic stretch from Dama dama isolate Ldn47 chromosome 10, ASM3311817v1, whole genome shotgun sequence includes:
- the RHBDL1 gene encoding rhomboid-related protein 1 yields MDRSSLLQLIQEQQLDPENTGFIGADTFTGLVHRHELPLDPAKLDMLVALAQSNERGQVCYQELVDLISSKRSSSFKRAIANGQRALPRDGLLDEPGLGVYKRFVRYVAYEILPREVDRHWYFYRHRSCPPPVFMASVTLAQIIVFLCYGARLNKWVLQTYHPEYMKSPLVYHPGHRARAWRFLTYMFMHVGLEQLGFNALLQLMIGVPLEMVHGLLRISLLYLAGVLAGSLTVSITDMRAPVVGGSGGVYALCSAHLANVVMNWAGMRCPYKLLRMVLALVCMSSEVGRAVWLRFSPPLPASGPQPSFMAHLAGAVVGVSMGLTILRSYEERLRDQCGWWVVLLAYGTFLLFAIFWNIFAYDLLGAHIPPPP; encoded by the exons ATGGACAGGAGCTCGCTGCTGCAGCTTATCCAGGAGCAG CAGCTGGACCCTGAGAACACAGGCTTCATCGGTGCAGACACCTTCACTGGCCTGGTGCACCGCCATGAGCTGCCTCTGGACCCAGCCAAGCTGGACATGCTGGTGGCACTGGCCCAGAGCAACGAGCGGGGCCAGGTCTGCTATCAGGAGCTGGTGGACCTG ATCAGCAGCAAGCGCTCAAGCAGCTTCAAGCGGGCCATCGCCAACGGACAGCGGGCACTGCCTCGGGACGGGCTGCTGGATGAGCCAGGCCTGGGTGTTTACAAGCGGTTCGTGCGCTACGTGGCCTACGAGATCCTGCCCCGAGAGGTGGACCGCCACTGGTATTTCTACCGGCACCGCAGCTGCCCGCCCCCCGTATTTATGGCCTCGGTCACCCTTGCCCAG ATCATCGTGTTCCTGTGCTATGGGGCCCGGCTCAACAAGTGGGTGCTGCAGACCTACCACCCCGAGTACATGAAAAGCCCCCTCGTGTACCACCCCGGCCACCGCGCTCGGGCCTGGCGCTTCCTCACCTACATGTTCATGCATGTCGG GCTGGAGCAGCTGGGGTTCAATGCCCTCCTGCAGCTGATGATCGGAGTGCCACTGGAGATGGTGCACGGCCTGCTCCGCATCAGCCTGCTCTACCTGGCGGGCGTGCTGGCAG GCTCCCTGACCGTCTCCATTACTGACATGCGGGCCCCTGTGGTGGGGGGCTCCGGCGGGGTCTATGCCCTGTGTTCTGCACACCTGGCCAATGTCGTCATG AACTGGGCTGGGATGAGGTGTCCCTACAAGCTGCTGAGGATGGTGCTGGCCCTGGTGTGCA TGAGCTCCGAGGTGGGCCGGGCCGTATGGCTGCGCTTCTCCCCGCCACTGCCTGCCTCAGGCCCACAGCCCAGCTTCATGGCGCACCTGGCGGGCGCGGTGGTGGGCGTCAGCATGGGCCTGACCATCCTGCGCAGCTACGAAGAGCGCCTGCGGGACCAGTGCGGCTGGTGGGTGGTGCTGCTTGCCTATGGCACCTTCCTGCTGTTTGCCATCTTCTGGAACATCTTTGCCTATGACCTGTTGGGTGCCCATATCCCCCCACCACCCTAA
- the LOC133063291 gene encoding uncharacterized protein LOC133063291, whose protein sequence is MAAAGGLWSCADPSRWAAVLECHGAVLRARAGPQGRLEALDRWYREELPAAIEARAEKHVTQDELERLLAWKLARGRFRPRLRQLVAANSPELVVQRSAAAFRLLPDMHAAVMALCTLRGVGPATASAVLAAGAPEVAAFMSEEAVAAVPGLPALQYTVKHYLLYLSRMQERATALSRGSASGLWTPHHVETALWTWAVGRKMCPNLLPNLGPSPVPAEDIRPAKKRRTQAE, encoded by the exons ATGGCCGCGGCCGGCGGGCTCTGGAGCTGTGCGGACCCGAGTCGCTGGGCCGCGGTCTTGGAGTGCCACGGGGCGGTGCTGCGGGCACGCGCGGGCCCCCAGGGGCGGCTGGAAGCGCTGGACCGGTG GTACCGAGAGGAGCTGCCCGCGGCCATCGAGGCCCGCGCGGAGAAGCACGTGACACAAGACGAGCTGGAGCGGCTGCTGGCGTGGAAACTGGCG AGGGGCCGCTTCCGACCGCGCCTGCGGCAACTCGTGGCCGCCAACTCTCCGGAGCTGGTGGTGCAGCGTTCGGCCGCCGCCTTCCGCCTTCTGCCAGACATGCACGCAGCGGTCATGGCTCTGTGCACCCTCCGCGGCGTGGGCCCGGCTACCGCCTCGG CGGTACTGGCTGCCGGAGCTCCTGAGGTGGCAGCCTTCATGTCTGAGGAGGCGGTGGCCGCAGTGCCTGGCCTGCCCGCCCTCCAGTACACTGTCAAGCACTACTTGCTCTACCTGAGCCGGATGCAGGAGCGTGCCACAGCCCTGAGCCGAG GCAGTGCATCTGGGCTGTGGACCCCACACCACGTGGAGACGGCCCTGTGGACCTGGGCTGTAGGGCGGAAGATGTGCCCGAACTTGCTGCCCAACCTGGGTCCCAGCCCGGTCCCCGCTGAGGACATCAGGCCAGCCAAGAAGCGCAGGACCCAGGCTGAGTGA
- the STUB1 gene encoding E3 ubiquitin-protein ligase CHIP: protein MKGKEEKEGGARLGAGGGSPEKSPSAQELKEQGNRLFVGRKYPEAAACYGRAITRNPLVAVYYTNRALCYLKMQQHEQALADCRRALELDGQSVKAHFFLGQCQLEMESYDEAIANLQRAYNLAKEQRLNFGDDIPSALRIAKKKRWNSIEERRIHQENELHSYLTRLIVAERERELEECQRNHEGDEDDSHIRAQQACIEAKHDKYLADMDELFSQVDEKRKKRDIPDYLCGKISFELMREPCITPSGITYDRKDIEEHLQRVGHFDPVTRSPLTQEQLIPNLAMKEVIDAFISENGWVEDY from the exons ATGAAGggcaaggaggagaaggagggcgGCGCACGGCTGGGCGCCGGCGGCGGCAGCCCCGAGAAGAGCCCGAGCGCACAGGAGCTCAAGGAGCAGGGCAACCGGCTCTTCGTGGGCCGCAAGTACCCGGAGGCGGCGGCCTGCTACGGCCGCGCCATC ACCCGGAACCCCTTGGTGGCAGTGTATTACACCAACCGGGCACTGTGCTACCTGAAGATGCAGCAGCATGAGCAAGCCCTGGCTGACTGTCGGCGCGCCCTGGAGCTGGACGGGCAGTCTGTGAAGGCACACTTCTTCCTGGGGCAGTGCCAGCTGGAGATGGAAAGCTATGATGAGGCTATTGCCAACCTGCAGCGAG CCTACAACCTGGCCAAAGAGCAGCGGCTCAACTTTGGGGACGACATCCCCAGTGCTCTGCGCATCGCAAAGAAGAAGCGCTGGAACAGCATCGAGGAGCGACGCATCCACCAGGAAAATGAGCTGCACTCTTACCTCACACGGCTCATTGTGGCTGAGCGTGAGAG GGAACTGGAAGAGTGTCAGCGGAACCACGAGGGTGATGAGGATGACAGCCACATACGGGCCCAGCAGGCCTGTATTGAAGCCAAGCAT GACAAGTACTTGGCAGACATGGACGAGCTCTTCTCCCAGGTAGATGAGAAGAGAAAG AAGCGAGACATCCCCGACTACCTGTGCGGCAAGATCAGCTTTGAGCTGATGCGGGAGCCCTGCATCACGCCCAGCGGCATCACTTACGACCGCAAGGACATCGAGGAGCACCTGCAG CGCGTGGGCCATTTTGACCCTGTGACTCGGAGCCCCCTGACCCAGGAACAGCTCATCCCCAACCTGGCCATGAAAGAGGTCATCGATGCCTTCATCTCTGAGAATGGCTGGGTAGAGGATTACTGA
- the JMJD8 gene encoding jmjC domain-containing protein 8 isoform X5, whose protein sequence is MALGARPLLWLALWTLAVPARSSREDADGGWRRPGPGAPAAVTEEEHCTVERRADLSYAEFVQRYAFSRPVILRGLTDNSRFRDLCTRQKLLASFGDSVVRLSTANTYSYQKVDLPFQKYVEQMLHPQDPISMGNGAGSGVPFHWHGPGFSERWFLYPPEKTPEFHPNKTTLAWLRDTYPALTPSTRPLECTIQAGEMLYFPDRWWHATLNLDTSVFISTFLS, encoded by the exons ATGGCGCTGGGGGCGCGGCCGCTTCTGTGGCTCGCGCTCTGGACGCTGGCGGTTCCCGCCCGGAGCTCCAGGGAGGACGCCGACGGAGGGTG GCGGCGGCCCGGGCCCGGGGCGCCGGCGGCCGTGACGGAGGAGGAGCACTGCACTGTGGAGCGCCGGGCCGACCTCAGCTACGCCGAGTTTGTGCAGCG CTACGCCTTTTCCAGACCTGTCATTCTGAGGGGGCTCACGGACAATTCG AGGTTCCGGGACCTATGCACCCGTCAGAAGCTGTTAGCCTCCTTTGGAGACAGCGTGGTCCGGTTGAGCACCGCCAACACCTACTCCTACCAGAAAG TGGACCTGCCCTTTCAGAAGTATGTGGAGCAGATGCTGCACCCCCAGGACCCCATCTCCATGGGCAATG GAGCTGGCTCTGGGGTGCCCTTCCACTGGCATGGACCCGGGTTCTCGGAG cgcTGGTTCCTGTACCCTCCTGAGAAGACACCCGAATTCCACCCCAACAAAACCACACTGGCCTGGCTCCGGGACACATACCCGGCCCTGACACCATCTACACGGCCCCTGGAATGCACTATCCAGGCTGGTGAG ATGCTGTATTTCCCTGACCGATGGTGGCATGCCACACTCAACCTTGACACCAGCGTCTTCATCTCTACCTTCCTCAGCTAG
- the JMJD8 gene encoding jmjC domain-containing protein 8 isoform X4, which yields MALGARPLLWLALWTLAVPARSSREDADGGWRRPGPGAPAAVTEEEHCTVERRADLSYAEFVQRYAFSRPVILRGLTDNSRFRDLCTRQKLLASFGDSVVRLSTANTYSYQKVDLPFQKYVEQMLHPQDPISMGNGAGSGVPFHWHGPGFSEVIYGRKRWFLYPPEKTPEFHPNKTTLAWLRDTYPALTPSTRPLECTIQAGEMLYFPDRWWHATLNLDTSVFISTFLS from the exons ATGGCGCTGGGGGCGCGGCCGCTTCTGTGGCTCGCGCTCTGGACGCTGGCGGTTCCCGCCCGGAGCTCCAGGGAGGACGCCGACGGAGGGTG GCGGCGGCCCGGGCCCGGGGCGCCGGCGGCCGTGACGGAGGAGGAGCACTGCACTGTGGAGCGCCGGGCCGACCTCAGCTACGCCGAGTTTGTGCAGCG CTACGCCTTTTCCAGACCTGTCATTCTGAGGGGGCTCACGGACAATTCG AGGTTCCGGGACCTATGCACCCGTCAGAAGCTGTTAGCCTCCTTTGGAGACAGCGTGGTCCGGTTGAGCACCGCCAACACCTACTCCTACCAGAAAG TGGACCTGCCCTTTCAGAAGTATGTGGAGCAGATGCTGCACCCCCAGGACCCCATCTCCATGGGCAATG GAGCTGGCTCTGGGGTGCCCTTCCACTGGCATGGACCCGGGTTCTCGGAGGTGATCTATGGCCGCAAG cgcTGGTTCCTGTACCCTCCTGAGAAGACACCCGAATTCCACCCCAACAAAACCACACTGGCCTGGCTCCGGGACACATACCCGGCCCTGACACCATCTACACGGCCCCTGGAATGCACTATCCAGGCTGGTGAG ATGCTGTATTTCCCTGACCGATGGTGGCATGCCACACTCAACCTTGACACCAGCGTCTTCATCTCTACCTTCCTCAGCTAG
- the JMJD8 gene encoding jmjC domain-containing protein 8 isoform X2, translated as MALGARPLLWLALWTLAVPARSSREDADGGWRRPGPGAPAAVTEEEHCTVERRADLSYAEFVQRYAFSRPVILRGLTDNSRFRDLCTRQKLLASFGDSVVRLSTANTYSYQKVDLPFQKYVEQMLHPQDPISMGNDTLYFFGDNNFTEWASLFQHYSPPPFSLLGTTPAYSFGIAGAGSGVPFHWHGPGFSERWFLYPPEKTPEFHPNKTTLAWLRDTYPALTPSTRPLECTIQAGEMLYFPDRWWHATLNLDTSVFISTFLS; from the exons ATGGCGCTGGGGGCGCGGCCGCTTCTGTGGCTCGCGCTCTGGACGCTGGCGGTTCCCGCCCGGAGCTCCAGGGAGGACGCCGACGGAGGGTG GCGGCGGCCCGGGCCCGGGGCGCCGGCGGCCGTGACGGAGGAGGAGCACTGCACTGTGGAGCGCCGGGCCGACCTCAGCTACGCCGAGTTTGTGCAGCG CTACGCCTTTTCCAGACCTGTCATTCTGAGGGGGCTCACGGACAATTCG AGGTTCCGGGACCTATGCACCCGTCAGAAGCTGTTAGCCTCCTTTGGAGACAGCGTGGTCCGGTTGAGCACCGCCAACACCTACTCCTACCAGAAAG TGGACCTGCCCTTTCAGAAGTATGTGGAGCAGATGCTGCACCCCCAGGACCCCATCTCCATGGGCAATG ACACTCTGTACTTCTTTGGGGACAACAACTTCACTGAATGGGCCTCCCTCTTTCAGCACTATTCTCCACCTCCGTTCAGCCTACTGGGTACAACTCCTGCTTACAGCTTTGGGATTGCAG GAGCTGGCTCTGGGGTGCCCTTCCACTGGCATGGACCCGGGTTCTCGGAG cgcTGGTTCCTGTACCCTCCTGAGAAGACACCCGAATTCCACCCCAACAAAACCACACTGGCCTGGCTCCGGGACACATACCCGGCCCTGACACCATCTACACGGCCCCTGGAATGCACTATCCAGGCTGGTGAG ATGCTGTATTTCCCTGACCGATGGTGGCATGCCACACTCAACCTTGACACCAGCGTCTTCATCTCTACCTTCCTCAGCTAG
- the JMJD8 gene encoding jmjC domain-containing protein 8 isoform X3, which produces MALGARPLLWLALWTLAVPARSSREDADGGCYAFSRPVILRGLTDNSRFRDLCTRQKLLASFGDSVVRLSTANTYSYQKVDLPFQKYVEQMLHPQDPISMGNDTLYFFGDNNFTEWASLFQHYSPPPFSLLGTTPAYSFGIAGAGSGVPFHWHGPGFSEVIYGRKRWFLYPPEKTPEFHPNKTTLAWLRDTYPALTPSTRPLECTIQAGEMLYFPDRWWHATLNLDTSVFISTFLS; this is translated from the exons ATGGCGCTGGGGGCGCGGCCGCTTCTGTGGCTCGCGCTCTGGACGCTGGCGGTTCCCGCCCGGAGCTCCAGGGAGGACGCCGACGGAGGGTG CTACGCCTTTTCCAGACCTGTCATTCTGAGGGGGCTCACGGACAATTCG AGGTTCCGGGACCTATGCACCCGTCAGAAGCTGTTAGCCTCCTTTGGAGACAGCGTGGTCCGGTTGAGCACCGCCAACACCTACTCCTACCAGAAAG TGGACCTGCCCTTTCAGAAGTATGTGGAGCAGATGCTGCACCCCCAGGACCCCATCTCCATGGGCAATG ACACTCTGTACTTCTTTGGGGACAACAACTTCACTGAATGGGCCTCCCTCTTTCAGCACTATTCTCCACCTCCGTTCAGCCTACTGGGTACAACTCCTGCTTACAGCTTTGGGATTGCAG GAGCTGGCTCTGGGGTGCCCTTCCACTGGCATGGACCCGGGTTCTCGGAGGTGATCTATGGCCGCAAG cgcTGGTTCCTGTACCCTCCTGAGAAGACACCCGAATTCCACCCCAACAAAACCACACTGGCCTGGCTCCGGGACACATACCCGGCCCTGACACCATCTACACGGCCCCTGGAATGCACTATCCAGGCTGGTGAG ATGCTGTATTTCCCTGACCGATGGTGGCATGCCACACTCAACCTTGACACCAGCGTCTTCATCTCTACCTTCCTCAGCTAG
- the JMJD8 gene encoding jmjC domain-containing protein 8 isoform X1, with translation MALGARPLLWLALWTLAVPARSSREDADGGWRRPGPGAPAAVTEEEHCTVERRADLSYAEFVQRYAFSRPVILRGLTDNSRFRDLCTRQKLLASFGDSVVRLSTANTYSYQKVDLPFQKYVEQMLHPQDPISMGNDTLYFFGDNNFTEWASLFQHYSPPPFSLLGTTPAYSFGIAGAGSGVPFHWHGPGFSEVIYGRKRWFLYPPEKTPEFHPNKTTLAWLRDTYPALTPSTRPLECTIQAGEMLYFPDRWWHATLNLDTSVFISTFLS, from the exons ATGGCGCTGGGGGCGCGGCCGCTTCTGTGGCTCGCGCTCTGGACGCTGGCGGTTCCCGCCCGGAGCTCCAGGGAGGACGCCGACGGAGGGTG GCGGCGGCCCGGGCCCGGGGCGCCGGCGGCCGTGACGGAGGAGGAGCACTGCACTGTGGAGCGCCGGGCCGACCTCAGCTACGCCGAGTTTGTGCAGCG CTACGCCTTTTCCAGACCTGTCATTCTGAGGGGGCTCACGGACAATTCG AGGTTCCGGGACCTATGCACCCGTCAGAAGCTGTTAGCCTCCTTTGGAGACAGCGTGGTCCGGTTGAGCACCGCCAACACCTACTCCTACCAGAAAG TGGACCTGCCCTTTCAGAAGTATGTGGAGCAGATGCTGCACCCCCAGGACCCCATCTCCATGGGCAATG ACACTCTGTACTTCTTTGGGGACAACAACTTCACTGAATGGGCCTCCCTCTTTCAGCACTATTCTCCACCTCCGTTCAGCCTACTGGGTACAACTCCTGCTTACAGCTTTGGGATTGCAG GAGCTGGCTCTGGGGTGCCCTTCCACTGGCATGGACCCGGGTTCTCGGAGGTGATCTATGGCCGCAAG cgcTGGTTCCTGTACCCTCCTGAGAAGACACCCGAATTCCACCCCAACAAAACCACACTGGCCTGGCTCCGGGACACATACCCGGCCCTGACACCATCTACACGGCCCCTGGAATGCACTATCCAGGCTGGTGAG ATGCTGTATTTCCCTGACCGATGGTGGCATGCCACACTCAACCTTGACACCAGCGTCTTCATCTCTACCTTCCTCAGCTAG